A region from the Leptolyngbya iicbica LK genome encodes:
- a CDS encoding helix-turn-helix domain-containing protein, with translation MNKPAQNINQLHREQLVYIGQILRETREAAGLSQAALAEKTLIRLSLLNAIEVADISQLPEPVYTRGLIRRYGDSLGLDGEALAIQYFTPATQKKPSRSFWRLPITPQLRPVHLYVTYVVLIGVAISALSYTLQRMSYQNSTLPVLEGEVAEEAMMPEGGPGSEEAESPTAPEAPAVPAEVADAPVRVTVQLQEQSWLRITTDGTVTFEGILKEGDSKIWTAEEQLRIRAGNAGGVRVSFNEGNAEVLGQPGTVAEATYPPNNTAQLPRR, from the coding sequence ATGAATAAGCCAGCACAGAACATTAACCAGCTTCATCGTGAGCAACTGGTCTATATTGGTCAAATTTTGCGCGAAACCCGCGAAGCGGCGGGGCTGTCTCAGGCTGCCTTAGCCGAAAAAACCTTGATTCGATTGAGCCTGCTGAATGCGATCGAAGTGGCTGATATTAGCCAGTTGCCGGAGCCGGTTTACACACGGGGACTCATTCGGCGTTATGGCGATAGCTTAGGCCTGGACGGCGAAGCGCTAGCCATTCAATATTTCACCCCCGCCACTCAAAAGAAGCCATCACGGTCATTTTGGCGCTTACCCATTACGCCTCAGTTGCGTCCCGTGCACCTGTATGTGACCTACGTTGTGTTGATTGGCGTGGCGATCAGTGCGCTCTCTTACACGTTGCAGCGCATGAGCTACCAGAACAGCACTTTGCCCGTTTTAGAAGGCGAAGTTGCGGAAGAAGCGATGATGCCTGAGGGTGGCCCAGGAAGCGAAGAAGCGGAATCGCCCACTGCCCCCGAGGCCCCAGCCGTCCCAGCGGAAGTCGCAGATGCCCCCGTACGGGTCACCGTCCAACTGCAAGAGCAGTCCTGGCTCCGCATTACGACCGACGGGACTGTCACCTTTGAAGGCATTCTGAAAGAAGGCGACTCTAAGATTTGGACGGCAGAAGAGCAACTTCGCATCCGGGCAGGCAACGCGGGCGGGGTAAGGGTTTCCTTTAACGAAGGGAATGCCGAAGTCTTGGGGCAGCCAGGTACGGTCGCTGAGGCCACTTATCCACCGAACAATACGGCTCAGTTGCCTCGCCGCTGA
- a CDS encoding metallophosphoesterase family protein, which produces MGLSIDPAISKKVRKMRSRVRWQAPMIATQGIDQTRLGIADGLTSPSAFSFLVIGDSGFGPQSFGHPQQEVADYLATQMADCRFLLHTGDVVYRMGSPDQYPAKFIAPYRAWLMGGDRHQRLDYRQLTFRKPFLPVPGNHDYYNLPFPYGHIVAALQPLRRSLNLPVPSTNGRRGSATGDTYARAFLDYLKDIPLGRLAQHLDQHYTIPTETGRALTYEPGTFTRLPNRYYQFRYGNIDFFALDSSTFHRPVEIDGAETLMADSPSQQLPPDLDWEQLFWLRDRLIASHQNPNVQGRILTLHHPPYITEANKRYETACQTVRQHLRWVLDAVVAQIGHDTAAPLLDLVLSGHAHCFEYLRTGETGHGDRHLNWLVCGGSGARLRSQHADTTICETRDGTAQIIAKSQLFIGRHGSGADTHWPYTFLRIDVEPGRDRPQFVVRPFIAQHAHHTWTRSEFAPLML; this is translated from the coding sequence ATGGGCCTATCCATCGATCCAGCGATTTCGAAAAAGGTGCGGAAAATGCGATCGCGGGTCCGCTGGCAGGCTCCCATGATCGCGACACAGGGCATTGATCAAACACGCTTAGGCATTGCCGATGGGCTGACGTCACCGTCAGCCTTTTCTTTTTTGGTGATTGGCGACAGCGGCTTTGGCCCCCAATCATTCGGCCATCCCCAGCAAGAAGTGGCCGATTATCTAGCCACCCAAATGGCCGATTGTCGCTTTTTGCTCCACACCGGGGATGTGGTCTACCGGATGGGATCGCCAGATCAGTATCCGGCCAAATTTATTGCCCCCTATCGAGCGTGGCTCATGGGCGGCGATCGCCACCAACGCTTAGACTACCGCCAACTCACTTTCCGAAAGCCATTTTTGCCCGTGCCCGGCAACCATGACTACTACAACTTGCCGTTTCCCTATGGACACATTGTCGCGGCGTTGCAACCGCTGCGGCGATCGCTCAACCTGCCCGTACCGTCCACGAATGGCCGCCGGGGTTCGGCCACGGGCGACACCTACGCCCGCGCCTTTTTGGATTACCTCAAAGACATTCCCCTGGGCCGCTTAGCCCAACACCTCGACCAGCACTACACCATCCCCACCGAAACCGGACGCGCCCTCACCTACGAACCGGGCACATTCACCCGACTGCCCAATCGCTACTATCAGTTTCGCTACGGCAACATCGACTTTTTTGCCCTCGACTCCAGTACCTTCCACCGTCCAGTCGAGATAGATGGCGCTGAAACATTGATGGCGGACTCGCCCAGCCAGCAACTTCCCCCCGATTTGGACTGGGAGCAATTGTTTTGGCTACGCGATCGCCTCATCGCCTCCCACCAAAATCCCAATGTGCAAGGGCGTATTTTGACTTTGCACCATCCCCCTTATATTACGGAGGCCAATAAACGGTACGAAACGGCCTGTCAGACGGTACGGCAACACCTGCGTTGGGTGCTCGATGCCGTGGTCGCACAAATCGGGCATGACACCGCCGCCCCCTTACTGGATCTGGTGCTCAGCGGCCACGCCCACTGTTTTGAATATTTGCGCACCGGCGAAACCGGGCACGGCGATCGTCACCTCAATTGGCTGGTCTGCGGCGGCAGTGGGGCGCGGCTGCGATCGCAACATGCCGACACCACCATTTGTGAAACCCGCGATGGCACAGCGCAAATCATTGCCAAATCCCAATTGTTCATTGGTCGCCATGGCAGCGGGGCCGATACCCACTGGCCCTACACCTTTCTCCGCATTGATGTGGAACCGGGTCGCGATCGCCCCCAGTTTGTCGTCCGTCCTTTCATCGCCCAACACGCTCACCACACCTGGACGCGGTCAGAGTTTGCTCCACTAATGCTATAG
- a CDS encoding pseudouridine synthase: MEERLQKILSQWGVASRRGAESLIQAGRVSVNGAIAELGQKADPQRDRIQLDGRELTNRDRPPAYYGLLNKPLRTMSTCHDPQGRRTVIDFLPPSLQHDSGIHPVGRLDYNSTGAILLTNDGDLTYQLTHPRHHIAKTYRVIVRGQPSPDIIKRWQQGVRLDDYQTTPADVRILSSSKSSGQTELEVVLWEGRNRQIRRTAELLGHPVKQLHRLSIGPLQVGNLKFGQIRLLASHELKQLQGIVMNTADVRNVTE, from the coding sequence ATGGAGGAGCGCTTACAAAAAATCTTATCCCAGTGGGGCGTAGCCTCCCGTCGGGGCGCTGAGAGCTTGATTCAAGCGGGGCGCGTCTCGGTCAATGGCGCCATCGCCGAGTTAGGACAAAAAGCCGACCCTCAGCGCGATCGCATTCAGCTCGATGGCCGAGAACTGACCAACCGCGATCGCCCTCCCGCCTACTACGGCCTCCTCAATAAACCGCTGCGGACGATGTCAACCTGTCACGATCCCCAAGGTCGCCGCACCGTCATCGATTTTCTACCCCCGTCCTTGCAGCACGACAGCGGCATTCATCCCGTGGGCCGTCTGGACTACAACTCGACCGGAGCCATATTACTCACGAACGATGGCGACCTCACCTATCAGCTCACGCATCCGCGCCATCACATAGCTAAAACCTATCGCGTCATCGTCAGAGGACAGCCGAGTCCTGATATTATCAAGCGGTGGCAGCAAGGTGTGCGCCTCGATGATTACCAGACGACCCCTGCCGATGTGCGCATCCTGTCGTCTAGCAAATCATCCGGACAGACCGAGTTAGAAGTTGTCTTATGGGAAGGTCGTAATCGCCAAATTCGCCGTACCGCAGAACTGTTAGGGCACCCGGTCAAACAGTTGCACCGTTTATCGATTGGCCCGTTACAGGTAGGCAATTTAAAGTTTGGGCAAATCCGGTTACTGGCCTCTCACGAGTTAAAGCAGCTACAGGGTATCGTCATGAATACTGCTGATGTGAGAAATGTCACAGAATAG
- a CDS encoding acetate/propionate family kinase, with protein MKILVLNAGSSSHKAALFDFAQGQEPAWRAQLDWTHTAGAVELKAQTADGRSHQDTLATEDKTEGLSWMLDTLVAGPVQTLSALGDIQAVGHRVVHGGREYQASIRVTPAVKDTIRQLFPLAPAHNPANLQGIEAMEAILGEVPQVAVFDTAFHAQMPAAASTFPGPYEWVEQGIQRYGFHGTSHRYVAQRAAELLGRDLADLKLITCHLGNGCSLAAVRDGVSVDTTMGFTPLDGLMMGSRSGSVDPGILIHLMRHDHYTADDLDTLLNKQSGIKGISGISNDLRQVLEAANAGNDRAQLAIAMFVHVLRRHMGAMLGNLGGLDALVFTAGIGENSADLWRAACAGWEFMGLHLDPAKLQRNAADRDIAAADSQVRVLVIHTQEEWAIAQDCVQILAD; from the coding sequence ATGAAAATCCTCGTCCTCAACGCCGGTTCCAGCAGTCACAAAGCCGCCCTCTTTGACTTTGCCCAGGGACAAGAACCCGCCTGGCGCGCCCAACTCGACTGGACCCACACCGCCGGAGCCGTGGAACTCAAAGCCCAAACCGCCGATGGCCGGAGCCACCAAGACACCCTTGCCACCGAGGACAAAACGGAAGGACTGAGCTGGATGCTCGATACGCTGGTGGCGGGGCCAGTGCAAACCCTGTCGGCCCTTGGCGACATCCAAGCCGTGGGCCACCGGGTCGTGCATGGCGGGCGGGAATATCAGGCCAGCATCCGCGTCACCCCTGCCGTCAAAGACACGATTCGCCAACTGTTTCCCCTCGCCCCCGCCCACAACCCCGCCAACTTGCAGGGCATCGAGGCCATGGAAGCCATTTTAGGCGAGGTGCCCCAGGTGGCGGTTTTTGATACCGCCTTTCACGCCCAAATGCCCGCGGCGGCCAGCACCTTTCCTGGCCCCTACGAATGGGTTGAGCAGGGCATTCAGCGCTATGGCTTTCACGGTACCAGTCACCGCTATGTCGCCCAGCGGGCCGCCGAGTTACTTGGTCGTGACCTGGCCGATCTCAAACTAATTACTTGTCACCTCGGTAATGGCTGTTCCCTGGCAGCGGTGCGCGATGGCGTCAGCGTCGATACCACCATGGGCTTCACCCCGCTCGATGGCCTGATGATGGGCAGTCGGTCGGGCTCCGTCGATCCGGGCATTCTCATTCACCTGATGCGCCACGACCACTACACTGCTGACGACCTCGATACCTTGCTCAATAAACAATCGGGGATCAAGGGCATTTCGGGCATTTCCAATGATCTGCGGCAGGTGTTAGAAGCGGCCAACGCCGGCAACGATCGCGCCCAACTCGCGATCGCCATGTTCGTCCATGTGCTGCGGCGTCATATGGGGGCCATGCTAGGCAATCTGGGCGGACTCGATGCCCTGGTCTTTACTGCTGGCATTGGCGAAAACAGCGCCGATTTGTGGCGGGCCGCCTGCGCCGGGTGGGAATTTATGGGCTTGCACCTGGACCCGGCTAAACTCCAGCGCAACGCCGCCGATCGCGATATCGCGGCGGCCGATTCCCAGGTTCGGGTCCTGGTCATTCACACCCAGGAGGAATGGGCGATCGCCCAAGATTGCGTCCAAATTCTCGCTGATTGA
- a CDS encoding phospholipase effector Tle1 domain-containing protein, which produces MALYAFDGTKDRWDGKSPITPTAKTANDRYLSNVVLFYQAYEQSGLPAHYFPGVGSTMGLLDRVFGVAFGAGALGIVNRAFRQLRTNFQAGDRTIDIVGYSRGAAIARLFADKTFREYAKLSGADGTPLTQPPTIRFLGLFDTVASFGIPFNDQELFFQERIPPTTQQTFHALALDVKRKGFGLDRAYGDGNILEVWFRGGHKDVGGNAALPNGEPNRARGNIPLVFMLKKAIAAGIALQVNFDDYPIDRHAPVTLDANTLDSDPSRQPQPYDVFHYSLFDETGQEITFPGCVPLPSREQLVIEEPFNEPELSEQRVLQLTPQLAAAYPDTQAIYTKLHENLDA; this is translated from the coding sequence ATGGCGCTGTATGCATTTGATGGTACGAAGGATCGCTGGGATGGCAAATCGCCCATTACGCCCACCGCGAAAACCGCTAATGACCGCTATCTCTCTAATGTGGTGTTGTTTTACCAGGCTTATGAGCAGTCCGGTCTGCCCGCTCACTATTTTCCCGGTGTCGGTTCTACTATGGGGCTGCTGGACCGGGTCTTTGGGGTTGCCTTTGGGGCGGGGGCGCTGGGCATTGTCAATCGAGCCTTTCGCCAGTTGCGGACCAACTTTCAGGCGGGCGATCGCACCATCGATATTGTGGGCTACAGCCGGGGGGCGGCGATCGCCCGCCTCTTTGCCGACAAAACCTTTCGAGAATACGCCAAACTTTCTGGCGCTGACGGCACCCCCTTAACGCAGCCGCCCACGATTCGCTTTCTGGGATTGTTCGATACGGTGGCCTCCTTCGGCATTCCGTTCAACGATCAGGAGTTGTTTTTCCAAGAACGGATTCCCCCGACAACCCAGCAAACCTTTCATGCCCTGGCGCTAGATGTGAAACGCAAAGGGTTTGGTCTGGATCGGGCCTATGGCGACGGCAATATTTTGGAAGTGTGGTTTCGCGGTGGCCATAAGGATGTCGGGGGCAATGCCGCCCTGCCCAACGGTGAACCTAACCGTGCTCGGGGCAATATCCCTCTGGTGTTCATGCTGAAAAAGGCGATCGCCGCTGGCATTGCCCTCCAGGTGAATTTTGACGACTATCCCATCGACCGTCATGCCCCGGTGACCCTCGATGCAAATACCCTGGATAGCGATCCGTCTCGCCAGCCTCAGCCCTACGATGTCTTTCACTACTCGCTATTTGACGAAACGGGGCAGGAAATCACTTTTCCAGGTTGCGTGCCCTTGCCCTCGCGCGAGCAACTGGTCATCGAAGAACCGTTCAATGAGCCAGAACTTTCTGAGCAGCGGGTGTTGCAGTTAACGCCCCAGTTAGCCGCCGCCTATCCCGATACCCAAGCTATCTACACCAAGCTCCACGAAAATTTGGATGCTTAA
- a CDS encoding toll/interleukin-1 receptor domain-containing protein has product MNFAFISYSREDEAYVNKLTKALREHGIEFWIDLKASYGGSWSPEIQQQIEDCSVFILVMSPSSRQADWVKAELIWARQRKKTIFPISLQGEQWFEVAYVSAHMVAEDELPPLRFFKEIKREISKQSGASTKRKNVKSRKKIYFYVGLATLIILFTGDLWMPATWKKMICNFQGGLWVSKGYFNSGFYLDDRRVGIRSQDCHCDYSDYPSFEDSFRNDLEVDPRNCR; this is encoded by the coding sequence ATGAATTTTGCTTTCATCAGCTATAGCCGCGAAGATGAGGCCTACGTCAACAAACTAACTAAAGCACTGAGAGAGCATGGCATCGAGTTTTGGATTGATCTAAAAGCATCTTATGGAGGCAGTTGGAGTCCGGAAATCCAACAGCAGATAGAAGACTGTTCGGTATTCATCCTGGTTATGTCACCTAGTTCCCGTCAAGCTGATTGGGTTAAAGCCGAATTGATTTGGGCGCGACAACGCAAGAAAACTATTTTTCCAATCTCCCTGCAAGGCGAACAGTGGTTTGAAGTAGCCTACGTCTCAGCCCATATGGTTGCTGAAGATGAGTTGCCTCCTTTAAGATTTTTCAAAGAAATCAAGAGGGAAATTTCTAAGCAATCTGGCGCTAGTACAAAAAGGAAAAATGTAAAATCACGCAAGAAAATATACTTTTACGTAGGATTGGCGACACTTATAATTCTGTTTACAGGTGACTTATGGATGCCTGCTACTTGGAAAAAAATGATATGTAATTTTCAAGGAGGACTTTGGGTATCGAAAGGTTATTTTAATTCCGGATTTTATCTCGATGATAGACGGGTAGGGATAAGGTCCCAAGATTGTCATTGCGACTACTCAGACTATCCAAGCTTTGAAGACAGTTTTCGCAATGATCTAGAAGTCGATCCAAGGAATTGTAGATAG
- a CDS encoding histidine phosphatase family protein codes for MSLCVYMIRHGETTASRTDVFSGKMNPDLNEAGFAMARHFAEKYASMAWQAVYVSPMQRTQSTARPFCEATGLDMQLRDGLKEMSFGEWENLTKEQVQEKYPEDYVRWLTEPAWNPPTGGESAVQVASRASLVMSEIEEKHKDGNVLVVAHKSTLRVVLCSLLGLDLGRYRDRITFPVASVSVVEFGVHGPLLVKHGDRSHLPADLDARPGT; via the coding sequence ATGAGCCTGTGCGTCTATATGATCCGACACGGCGAAACCACCGCCAGCCGCACTGATGTATTCTCGGGGAAAATGAACCCGGATCTGAACGAAGCGGGCTTTGCGATGGCCCGGCACTTTGCCGAAAAATACGCGTCGATGGCCTGGCAGGCGGTGTATGTGAGTCCGATGCAGCGCACCCAAAGCACCGCCCGCCCGTTTTGCGAAGCGACGGGACTGGACATGCAACTGCGCGACGGTCTGAAGGAAATGTCGTTTGGCGAGTGGGAAAACCTGACCAAAGAGCAGGTGCAGGAGAAATACCCCGAAGACTATGTGCGGTGGCTGACGGAACCCGCGTGGAATCCGCCGACGGGGGGCGAATCAGCGGTGCAAGTTGCCAGCCGCGCCTCCTTAGTCATGAGCGAGATTGAAGAGAAACACAAAGATGGCAACGTGCTAGTGGTGGCCCACAAATCCACTCTGCGGGTCGTGCTGTGCAGTCTGCTGGGGCTGGATCTGGGGCGTTATCGCGATCGCATCACCTTTCCCGTCGCGTCCGTCAGCGTCGTCGAGTTTGGGGTGCATGGGCCGCTACTGGTGAAACACGGCGATCGCTCCCACCTGCCTGCTGACCTCGACGCCCGCCCCGGCACCTGA
- a CDS encoding ABC transporter ATP-binding protein, whose translation MNLAPYVREQWRTIFYALLCTLVFTAFWPILAWLSGQMLSLLVQGKVLELAQLAAITIAGFVIHKLGQYGQDSLMSKAALEVALKLRVETYRHLQQLSLAYFEKAQTGDLTYRLTEDVDRIGEVVKKLFQDFIPSILQLVVVITYMVYLNWQLTLTMLIIVPAFAVLVGWFGDRMLQYSRTSQNLVSDLSSQLTEVFGGIRLIRAFAAEDYAVERFRAESQRHYEAKYRAAWLLAVQYPVIGLLYAGIILVLFLVGSWQISTGNLTGADFASYVTAGLLLIDPITHTTENYNLFKEAEASVDRVFELTAIAPGVEEAPDARPLPAVTGKVEYRHVSFQYKPDEPVLQDINLLAKPGEKIALVGSSGAGKTTLVNLLPRFYDPQAGQILIDGEDIATVTLKSLRRQIGIVPQETVLFSGTIAENIAFGQKEFDLAAVEAAAKAANAHDFITQFSQGYYAWVGERGVNLSGGQRQRIAIARAVLLDPRILILDEATSALDSESENLVQEALERLMGDRTAFIIAHRLATVRNADRILVLEKGHIVESGTHEELLARGDRYAYLHSQQFQA comes from the coding sequence TTGAATTTAGCTCCCTACGTTCGTGAGCAGTGGCGCACCATTTTTTACGCCTTGCTCTGTACGTTGGTCTTCACCGCGTTTTGGCCGATTTTGGCGTGGCTGTCGGGGCAGATGTTGTCGCTGTTGGTGCAGGGCAAGGTGCTGGAACTGGCGCAGCTCGCGGCCATCACCATCGCGGGCTTCGTGATTCACAAGTTGGGGCAGTACGGACAAGATTCCCTGATGTCGAAAGCGGCGCTGGAGGTGGCGCTGAAGCTACGGGTCGAAACCTATCGCCATTTGCAGCAATTGAGCCTGGCGTATTTTGAAAAAGCCCAGACGGGCGACCTCACCTATCGACTCACGGAGGATGTCGATCGCATCGGGGAAGTGGTCAAAAAGCTGTTTCAAGACTTCATTCCCAGCATTTTGCAACTGGTGGTGGTGATCACTTATATGGTGTATCTCAACTGGCAGTTGACCCTGACGATGTTGATTATCGTGCCCGCGTTTGCGGTGCTGGTGGGGTGGTTTGGCGATCGCATGCTGCAATATTCCCGCACCAGCCAAAACCTCGTGTCGGATCTGTCGTCCCAGCTCACAGAGGTGTTTGGCGGCATCCGCCTGATTCGGGCCTTTGCGGCGGAAGATTATGCGGTCGAGCGCTTTCGGGCTGAGTCGCAGCGGCATTACGAGGCGAAGTATCGAGCGGCGTGGCTGTTGGCGGTGCAGTATCCCGTGATTGGATTGCTGTATGCGGGCATCATTCTCGTGTTGTTTTTGGTGGGGAGCTGGCAAATCTCGACGGGCAACCTCACCGGGGCCGACTTTGCCAGCTATGTGACGGCGGGACTGCTACTGATCGACCCCATTACCCACACCACGGAAAACTACAACCTGTTCAAAGAGGCGGAAGCCTCGGTGGATCGCGTGTTTGAGCTGACGGCGATCGCGCCGGGAGTAGAAGAAGCGCCGGACGCCCGCCCCCTGCCCGCCGTCACTGGCAAAGTGGAATATCGCCACGTCTCCTTTCAATACAAGCCCGATGAGCCGGTGCTGCAAGATATTAATTTGCTGGCAAAACCGGGGGAGAAGATTGCCCTGGTGGGGTCTTCGGGGGCGGGCAAAACCACGTTGGTGAACCTGTTGCCGCGCTTTTACGATCCCCAGGCGGGGCAGATTTTGATTGATGGGGAAGATATCGCCACCGTTACCCTCAAGAGCCTGCGGCGGCAAATCGGCATCGTGCCCCAAGAGACCGTCCTCTTTTCCGGCACCATTGCGGAAAATATCGCTTTTGGGCAAAAAGAATTCGACCTAGCGGCGGTGGAAGCAGCGGCCAAGGCGGCAAACGCCCACGACTTCATCACGCAATTTTCTCAAGGCTATTACGCCTGGGTGGGGGAACGGGGGGTGAACCTGTCCGGCGGGCAGCGGCAGCGTATCGCGATCGCCCGCGCAGTCCTCCTCGATCCCCGCATTTTGATCCTCGATGAAGCAACTTCCGCGCTGGACTCAGAATCTGAAAATCTGGTGCAGGAAGCCCTGGAACGGCTCATGGGCGATCGCACGGCGTTCATCATTGCCCACCGCCTCGCCACCGTCCGCAACGCCGATCGCATTTTGGTGTTGGAAAAGGGGCACATCGTCGAGTCGGGCACCCATGAAGAATTGCTGGCGCGGGGCGATCGCTATGCCTACCTCCACAGCCAACAGTTTCAAGCGTGA
- a CDS encoding alpha-D-glucose phosphate-specific phosphoglucomutase yields the protein MTTVQTVSTQPYSDQKPGTSGLRKKVPTFQQPNYLQNFIQAIFDSLDGIQNQTLVVGGDGRYYNREAIQIILKMAAANGFGKVLVGQGGILSTPAASCVIRKNNAFGGIILSASHNPGGPKEDFGVKYNVSNGGPAPEKITSAIFDRTKTISEYKILDASDVDLDRIGTTQLGHTTVEVIDCVADYAAQMETLFDFAAIQDLLSRGNFRICIDSLHAVTGPYATAIFERRLNAPAGTVQNGVPLEDFGGGHPDPNLVYAKSLVDVMFKDDGPDFGAASDGDGDRNMILGRNFFVTPSDSLAILAANATLVPGYRNGLTGIARSMPTSQAPDRVAEKLGIECYETPTGWKFFGNLLDADKATLCGEESFGTGSNHIREKDGLWAVLFWLNILAVKKQSVEDIVKEHWATYGRNFYSRHDYEAVASGPATQMMDDLRSALGSMPGKTFGSYEVAYADDFSYTDPVDGSVASQQGIRIGFTDGSRIIFRLSGTGTEGATIRLYVERYESDASKHDQDTQAALADLIQLADEISHLKEITGRDQPTVIT from the coding sequence ATGACCACAGTGCAAACAGTAAGCACCCAACCCTACTCCGACCAAAAACCGGGGACTTCGGGCCTGCGCAAAAAGGTGCCCACCTTTCAGCAACCCAACTATCTACAAAATTTTATTCAAGCCATTTTTGACAGTCTCGACGGCATCCAAAACCAGACTTTGGTTGTGGGGGGCGACGGGCGTTACTACAACCGCGAAGCCATTCAAATCATCCTCAAAATGGCGGCAGCGAATGGGTTTGGCAAAGTGCTGGTGGGCCAAGGCGGCATTCTCTCGACTCCAGCAGCTTCCTGCGTAATTCGCAAAAACAATGCCTTTGGCGGCATCATCCTTTCCGCCAGCCACAACCCCGGCGGCCCCAAAGAAGACTTTGGCGTGAAATATAACGTCAGCAACGGTGGCCCCGCCCCGGAAAAAATCACCAGTGCCATCTTCGATCGCACCAAAACTATTTCGGAATACAAAATCCTCGACGCCAGCGACGTGGATCTGGATCGCATTGGCACTACCCAACTGGGCCACACCACCGTCGAAGTCATCGACTGCGTGGCCGACTATGCCGCCCAAATGGAAACCCTGTTTGACTTTGCCGCCATTCAAGACCTCTTGAGCCGTGGCAACTTCCGCATTTGCATCGACTCCCTCCACGCAGTGACGGGGCCTTACGCCACGGCAATTTTCGAGCGGCGGCTAAATGCGCCTGCGGGCACCGTACAAAACGGCGTGCCGTTGGAAGATTTCGGCGGTGGTCACCCCGATCCCAACCTGGTCTACGCCAAGAGTTTGGTGGATGTCATGTTTAAAGATGACGGGCCAGATTTTGGGGCGGCGTCGGATGGGGATGGCGATCGCAACATGATCCTGGGACGCAATTTCTTCGTCACCCCCAGCGATAGCTTGGCAATTCTGGCAGCCAATGCCACCCTCGTCCCCGGCTATCGCAACGGCCTGACAGGCATCGCCCGCTCCATGCCCACCAGCCAAGCCCCCGATCGCGTGGCGGAAAAGCTGGGCATTGAGTGCTACGAAACGCCGACGGGCTGGAAGTTCTTTGGCAATTTGCTGGATGCGGACAAAGCCACCCTCTGCGGCGAAGAAAGCTTCGGCACTGGCTCCAACCACATTCGCGAAAAAGACGGTCTGTGGGCGGTGCTGTTTTGGCTCAACATCCTCGCGGTGAAAAAGCAGTCCGTGGAGGACATCGTCAAAGAGCACTGGGCCACCTATGGCCGCAACTTCTACTCCCGCCACGACTATGAAGCGGTGGCGAGTGGTCCCGCGACTCAGATGATGGATGATCTGCGATCGGCGTTGGGGTCGATGCCGGGCAAGACCTTTGGCAGCTACGAAGTCGCCTACGCCGATGACTTTAGCTACACCGACCCGGTGGATGGCAGCGTGGCCAGCCAGCAGGGCATCCGTATCGGCTTCACCGACGGCTCGCGGATTATCTTCCGTCTGTCCGGTACGGGCACGGAGGGCGCGACCATTCGCCTGTATGTAGAGCGATATGAGTCCGATGCCAGCAAGCACGATCAGGATACGCAAGCAGCGCTGGCGGACTTGATTCAACTGGCGGACGAGATTTCCCACCTGAAGGAAATCACGGGCCGCGACCAACCGACTGTGATTACTTAA